In Allomuricauda ruestringensis DSM 13258, the following proteins share a genomic window:
- a CDS encoding type IV secretory system conjugative DNA transfer family protein, with translation MEEIEAMYSLWSVLLGGGISVVFNRYVKYGYVYFVGILVIAVLTTAWAQHWDDFLKGSLTLWLPLFFVHTVIYGLVDYHRDAPKKSKVFEVKLKVRGRPLVLGNIRRGVSVMASAGSGKTESIIYGLLQHFRKQRFSGIIHDYKDFEITEMAYPLWKDKKVPFRIVSFGPIYHRVNPIAPKYLPDEESVHEVSRVLLENLMEHRDSGENSTSRFFKDAAEGLVSGLIWRLKTDYPQYCTLPHLMALYQQLATKSLIKFLRGNITSRAMADAFISGMGSDRQTAGVLSTLANAIKKIATRKIFMVLSKDEIPLDINTEKHPSIICLVNNPQKDASLSPVIATIIHTISKQMSQRNRKPSFMLLEEASTLRLLNMHRIPATLRSYDIVSVYVLQDKIQNDMMYGEKASKAILSNLSYQFFGKVNDPDTARYYERFFELVKIPTRSVSKSSGLNLERRITEGEKEVSKRRAEVFFRLKEGEFVVFADGKDRKVRFPRPEIPKGLPDPLEVTEEALEQHYLKVHREISSIFKGLQ, from the coding sequence ATGGAAGAAATAGAAGCAATGTACAGTCTATGGTCAGTACTACTGGGAGGAGGGATATCGGTCGTGTTCAATAGGTATGTAAAATACGGGTATGTGTATTTTGTTGGAATCCTTGTAATTGCGGTTTTGACCACAGCCTGGGCACAACATTGGGATGATTTTTTAAAAGGGTCCTTGACCCTTTGGCTCCCCTTGTTTTTTGTGCATACCGTGATCTATGGCCTGGTGGATTACCATAGGGACGCTCCCAAAAAATCCAAAGTTTTCGAGGTGAAACTAAAAGTCCGTGGAAGACCTTTGGTCTTGGGGAATATTCGAAGGGGCGTTTCCGTGATGGCCTCGGCAGGAAGTGGAAAGACCGAAAGTATCATCTATGGGTTGCTGCAACATTTTCGAAAGCAAAGGTTTTCCGGGATCATCCACGATTACAAGGATTTTGAGATCACGGAAATGGCCTATCCGCTATGGAAGGACAAAAAGGTGCCTTTTCGGATCGTGTCCTTTGGCCCCATATACCATCGGGTCAATCCCATTGCCCCTAAATACCTGCCCGATGAGGAAAGCGTGCACGAGGTGTCACGGGTACTGTTGGAAAACCTCATGGAGCATAGGGACTCGGGTGAGAACAGTACTTCCCGCTTCTTTAAGGATGCCGCTGAGGGTCTGGTCAGTGGGCTTATTTGGCGATTAAAAACGGATTATCCCCAATACTGTACCTTGCCCCATCTGATGGCCCTTTACCAACAGTTGGCCACCAAAAGCCTGATCAAGTTTTTACGGGGGAACATCACCTCTCGTGCCATGGCCGATGCCTTTATCAGTGGAATGGGTTCCGATCGGCAGACGGCAGGGGTCCTCAGTACCCTGGCCAATGCCATTAAAAAGATTGCTACACGAAAGATTTTTATGGTCCTCTCCAAGGATGAGATTCCCTTGGATATCAATACGGAAAAACACCCGTCCATTATTTGCTTGGTGAACAATCCGCAAAAGGATGCTTCCTTGTCCCCAGTAATCGCCACGATTATTCACACGATCTCGAAACAGATGAGCCAACGCAACCGTAAACCCTCCTTTATGTTGTTGGAAGAGGCCTCTACCTTACGGTTGTTGAACATGCACCGGATACCGGCGACCTTGAGGAGCTATGATATCGTGAGTGTTTATGTGCTACAGGATAAGATCCAAAATGATATGATGTATGGCGAGAAGGCGAGCAAGGCGATACTTTCCAATCTATCCTATCAGTTCTTTGGAAAGGTCAACGACCCGGATACGGCACGGTATTACGAGCGTTTTTTTGAACTGGTCAAAATACCAACTAGGAGTGTGAGCAAGAGTTCGGGACTGAACCTGGAACGACGGATCACGGAAGGGGAAAAGGAAGTATCCAAAAGGCGTGCCGAGGTGTTCTTTCGGTTGAAAGAGGGGGAGTTTGTGGTGTTTGCAGATGGGAAGGATCGGAAGGTTCGGTTTCCGAGGCCTGAGATTCCCAAAGGCTTGCCCGATCCGTTGGAGGTTACGGAGGAAGCGTTGGAACAGCATTACTTGAAGGTGCACCGGGAGATCAGTTCGATTTTTAAGGGTTTGCAATAA
- a CDS encoding JAB domain-containing protein — protein sequence MEHKVKELQISYREKSNTLDSTPVTNSAEVAQLLYQNWDADTIGLHETFMIVLLNQANHVKGIHALSKGGITGTMVDIRVLFAIVLKSLSVKLILAHNHPTGVLVASESDRMITQKIKEGAKLLDVQVLDHIILAPDGRYHSFADKGEL from the coding sequence ATGGAACATAAAGTCAAAGAACTACAAATCAGTTACCGAGAGAAATCGAATACACTTGATTCCACTCCGGTAACCAACTCAGCGGAAGTGGCCCAACTGCTATACCAGAATTGGGATGCCGATACCATCGGACTTCATGAAACCTTTATGATTGTTTTGCTCAACCAAGCCAATCACGTCAAGGGAATCCATGCGCTTTCCAAAGGAGGTATTACGGGAACAATGGTGGATATTAGGGTTCTTTTTGCCATAGTGCTAAAGTCGTTGTCCGTTAAGCTGATTTTAGCCCATAACCACCCGACAGGGGTATTGGTGGCCAGTGAATCGGATAGAATGATAACCCAGAAAATCAAAGAAGGTGCTAAACTCTTGGATGTACAGGTATTGGACCATATCATTCTCGCACCCGATGGTAGATACCATAGTTTTGCCGATAAGGGCGAGCTGTAA
- a CDS encoding BfmA/BtgA family mobilization protein: protein MDKGYEKERFAAMKIKISVALKFRSFSKRQGKSQSLTLLAMVEFFDHNGISPDERMHETIASLKYLIKRRFNVMVAIMRSIEKEQTLPTVSMIQALFQQELESDGEEGWEGDFDFFEQQLTEKKIPSNPELLDTETTVPKILHEHLKEQMEELKRDFGYVLDHLSLVKNRLGKDYLKLDLDPEAIEKYRQKIKNL from the coding sequence ATGGATAAAGGATACGAAAAAGAACGGTTTGCAGCCATGAAGATCAAAATCTCGGTGGCCCTAAAATTCAGGAGTTTTTCCAAGCGGCAAGGGAAGTCCCAATCCCTCACCTTGTTGGCCATGGTGGAATTCTTTGACCACAATGGCATCTCCCCGGACGAGCGGATGCACGAGACCATTGCAAGTCTCAAATACCTGATCAAAAGACGCTTCAATGTCATGGTCGCCATTATGCGCAGTATCGAAAAGGAACAGACCTTGCCCACGGTCAGTATGATCCAGGCACTCTTTCAGCAAGAACTGGAGTCCGATGGAGAGGAGGGATGGGAAGGGGACTTCGATTTTTTCGAACAGCAGCTGACCGAAAAGAAAATACCTTCCAATCCCGAACTCTTGGATACGGAAACCACGGTTCCCAAGATCCTGCACGAACATCTGAAGGAGCAAATGGAGGAATTGAAGCGGGACTTTGGGTATGTCCTGGACCATCTAAGCTTGGTGAAAAACCGCCTTGGGAAGGATTACCTCAAATTGGACCTTGATCCTGAGGCCATTGAAAAGTACCGACAAAAAATCAAAAACCTATAA
- a CDS encoding single-stranded DNA-binding protein — protein sequence MSTLRNKVQLIGNVGQDPVITDLDGGKRVARLTLATNEHYKNKQGERVTNTEWHTLIGWGKLADIIEGFVTKGKEIAIEGKLTSRSYEDKEGNKRYVTEVVLSEILLLGGTTNEE from the coding sequence ATGAGTACATTGAGAAACAAAGTACAACTTATTGGAAATGTGGGACAAGATCCCGTAATCACTGATTTAGACGGCGGCAAACGTGTGGCACGCCTGACCTTGGCCACCAACGAACATTACAAGAACAAACAAGGGGAGCGTGTCACCAATACCGAATGGCATACCCTGATCGGTTGGGGCAAGCTGGCCGATATCATTGAGGGCTTCGTGACCAAGGGCAAGGAGATTGCCATCGAAGGGAAATTGACCTCCCGTTCCTATGAGGACAAGGAAGGGAACAAACGCTATGTGACCGAAGTGGTGTTGAGTGAGATCTTATTGTTGGGTGGAACTACCAACGAAGAGTAG
- a CDS encoding SOS response-associated peptidase, protein MCYSTRQTRERKELEKLLSVKAMYGDLDTDLELIYFHANGWSHPVMWTLGQEEPNNLLPAMWGIMPPKEKQENYTEYFKNPKTFGGLNAKSEKLFDHFVYRYCWENQRCVIPVDGFFEPHNTKVKVKGKDFKVPFYFHRKNGDPIYLAGIYTNTSDGRRTFAVLTKDATPMFEEIHNEKKRRPVIIDDENLDAWLHNGNNESDVQDLIDDDLWEGDLEAYPVTKDLYSRSVDSNYAGIIDKVDYEEVSISYG, encoded by the coding sequence ATGTGCTATTCGACCAGACAGACCCGGGAACGGAAGGAGCTGGAAAAACTGTTATCCGTCAAGGCCATGTACGGTGATCTCGACACCGACCTGGAACTTATTTATTTCCATGCCAACGGTTGGAGCCATCCTGTAATGTGGACCTTGGGCCAGGAAGAGCCCAACAACCTGCTCCCAGCGATGTGGGGCATCATGCCCCCAAAGGAAAAGCAGGAAAATTACACGGAGTATTTCAAGAACCCAAAGACCTTTGGTGGGCTGAATGCAAAATCCGAAAAGCTCTTTGACCATTTCGTGTACCGATACTGTTGGGAGAACCAGCGGTGTGTCATTCCTGTGGATGGGTTCTTCGAACCCCACAATACCAAAGTGAAGGTCAAGGGCAAAGACTTTAAAGTACCTTTTTACTTCCATAGAAAGAACGGTGACCCCATATATCTTGCAGGCATCTATACCAACACCTCAGATGGACGGAGGACCTTTGCTGTATTGACCAAGGATGCCACTCCTATGTTTGAAGAAATCCACAATGAAAAGAAACGACGCCCGGTGATCATTGATGATGAAAATTTAGATGCTTGGTTACATAATGGCAATAATGAATCCGATGTTCAAGATCTTATCGATGACGATCTATGGGAAGGAGATTTGGAAGCTTATCCAGTCACCAAGGACCTGTACAGTAGAAGTGTAGATTCCAACTATGCAGGCATCATTGACAAAGTGGACTACGAGGAGGTTTCCATTTCCTATGGATGA
- the mobB gene encoding MobB family relaxase, producing the protein MYIAITPQQLGNNHRGSAGDFVKYLEKENEGKSPEDRELFFNQRENDIEAERVIAEIDTNTGKLSKRDPKFYSIMVSPSQAELKHIGDDPEKLKQYTRELMKRYAASFYRDNEVTVKDVLYFAKLERERTYSEKDKAVKENQVYASKILELHHQVRAVHRGEAQGDIAKLEERIQALEREAPHKLNGRRIVPGMAKEGKQSHIHIIVSRKDVTNSHSLSPGSKFRTSETILNGEKVKQGFDRDKFYRAAEKTFDTKFGYRRNFVETYHARNLLDKDPKRFFATLLGLPVNEKQAAKELLFKAGVKVPSIPTNTAQLAYKALMQLKKGIGKAMESGSIGI; encoded by the coding sequence ATGTATATCGCCATTACACCTCAACAACTGGGGAACAACCATCGGGGCAGTGCCGGGGACTTTGTCAAGTATCTGGAAAAGGAGAACGAGGGGAAATCCCCGGAAGACCGGGAACTGTTTTTCAACCAGAGGGAAAACGACATCGAGGCCGAAAGGGTCATCGCCGAGATCGATACCAACACCGGCAAACTGTCCAAGCGAGACCCCAAGTTCTATTCCATTATGGTCAGCCCTTCCCAGGCAGAATTGAAGCATATCGGGGATGATCCCGAAAAACTGAAACAGTACACCCGTGAACTCATGAAGCGCTACGCTGCTTCCTTTTACCGAGACAATGAGGTGACGGTAAAAGATGTGCTGTATTTCGCAAAACTGGAACGGGAACGGACCTACTCCGAGAAAGATAAAGCGGTCAAGGAAAACCAGGTCTATGCCAGTAAGATATTGGAACTGCATCACCAGGTCAGAGCTGTTCATAGGGGAGAAGCACAAGGGGATATCGCAAAGCTCGAAGAGCGAATCCAAGCCTTGGAACGGGAAGCACCGCATAAGCTGAACGGCAGACGTATTGTTCCCGGGATGGCCAAGGAAGGTAAGCAGAGCCATATCCATATCATCGTCAGCCGAAAAGATGTCACGAATTCCCATAGTCTTTCCCCGGGATCCAAGTTCCGGACCTCTGAAACCATCCTCAATGGGGAAAAAGTAAAACAGGGCTTTGATCGGGATAAATTCTATCGGGCTGCTGAAAAAACATTCGACACGAAGTTTGGCTATCGAAGGAACTTTGTGGAGACCTACCATGCCCGTAATCTATTGGATAAGGACCCCAAACGCTTCTTTGCGACACTCTTGGGACTTCCCGTCAATGAAAAGCAGGCCGCCAAGGAGTTGTTGTTCAAGGCAGGGGTCAAGGTGCCGAGCATACCGACCAACACCGCACAGTTGGCCTACAAGGCCTTGATGCAATTAAAAAAGGGTATCGGAAAGGCCATGGAATCTGGATCGATAGGAATTTAA
- a CDS encoding DNA polymerase III subunit alpha, with protein sequence MYLNCHTYYSLNYGVLSETELLDLARSHGVEVLALTDINNSSAGMNFVRSANEQGIRPILGIDFRNGNVQEFVGLAQNNEGFREVNAFLSEHLHKGTPIPAVAPAFEHVHVIYPFEKIQEEERTNFMVYEYIGVSVEELRKLRFSRYRDYKDKLVLLQPVSFRNKKDFNTHRLLRAIGLNTLLSKLPQSEEARPTDTLRPMEELKKALVDFPHIWENTRRLMDSCSIAFGFGSERVSQNQSRFLTSRALDVERLRELALDGLSKRYAHLTEKVKERMFRELKTIQELDFVSYFLINHDIVSYAKSKGYPYVGRGSGANSLVAYLIGITDVDPIELDLYFERFINPFRASPPDFDIDFSTWDRDDVTAYIFERFKHVALLGTYNTFKYRAAVRELGKVFGLPTEEIDKLSAGRYEQGTLDELARLVLKYATYIHGMPNYISVHSSGILILDRSEHCYSATTLPPKGFPTVQFDMIIAEDVGLFKFDILGQRGLAKIKEAVEVIKGNQPHAVLWDIKSVEAMKQDANINRLLSQGRAIGAYYVESPAMRGLMKKLRTHDYLGLVAASSVIRPGVSSSGMKDEYIRREREPERRKEANPILLEIMPETHGIMVYQEDVLKVAHLFAGLDLGEADVLRRGMSGKFRSREEFQAVKLKFFENCKQRGHDAALTQMVWEQIESFAGYAFAKGHSASYAVESYQSLYLKCYFPLEFMVAVLNNGGGFYDTELYVHETQMWGGVIHPPCINRSDHVNAIYGRNIYLGLGQLKSLERLIIQRILNERQLHGKFRDFDDFIDRVPISIEQLTILVRIDAFRGFGVPKKQVLWQAVFKTKAHRKDTIQKLLFRPNHRHFTLPDLPSHPIEDAYDQLELLGFPLCGYYALMDATIKSRLTAGDFETHINQKIWIYGSMVHTRLNTTSKGDTMRFTTMLDLEGQFFDCVHFPQSMASTPIQGKGIYLCHGTVTEEFGHYSLEVVRTIKQPLKPDPRQVKTVSLAK encoded by the coding sequence ATGTACCTTAACTGTCATACATACTATTCTTTGAACTATGGGGTGCTCTCCGAAACGGAGCTCTTGGACCTTGCCCGTTCCCATGGGGTGGAAGTGCTTGCCCTGACCGATATCAACAACAGTTCGGCAGGGATGAACTTTGTGCGCTCGGCCAATGAGCAGGGGATACGTCCCATTCTGGGGATTGATTTTCGGAATGGAAATGTGCAGGAGTTTGTGGGCCTGGCCCAGAACAACGAAGGGTTTCGGGAAGTCAATGCCTTTCTTTCCGAACACCTGCACAAGGGAACACCCATTCCGGCTGTGGCCCCTGCCTTTGAACATGTCCATGTCATCTATCCCTTCGAGAAGATCCAGGAAGAGGAACGGACGAATTTTATGGTCTATGAATATATTGGGGTCTCGGTGGAAGAACTCCGGAAATTACGGTTCTCCCGGTATCGGGATTATAAGGACAAATTAGTGTTGTTACAGCCCGTGAGTTTTCGGAACAAAAAAGATTTCAATACCCATCGCTTGCTTCGGGCCATAGGCTTGAACACACTGTTGAGCAAACTGCCCCAGTCCGAGGAGGCCAGACCCACCGATACCCTTCGGCCTATGGAGGAACTGAAAAAAGCTTTGGTTGATTTCCCCCATATCTGGGAGAACACACGCCGATTGATGGATTCCTGTTCCATTGCCTTTGGGTTTGGAAGTGAGCGGGTTTCCCAGAACCAGTCCCGTTTTTTGACGTCCAGAGCATTGGATGTGGAACGGTTGCGGGAACTGGCCTTGGATGGCTTGTCCAAGCGGTATGCCCATCTCACGGAAAAGGTCAAGGAGCGTATGTTCCGGGAGTTGAAGACCATCCAGGAACTGGATTTTGTGTCCTACTTTTTGATCAACCATGATATTGTCTCCTATGCCAAGTCAAAAGGTTATCCCTATGTGGGCAGGGGGAGTGGGGCCAACAGTCTGGTGGCCTACCTAATCGGAATCACCGATGTGGACCCTATTGAACTGGACCTGTATTTCGAACGGTTCATCAATCCCTTTCGGGCCTCGCCCCCGGATTTTGACATTGATTTTTCCACCTGGGACCGGGACGATGTCACGGCCTATATTTTTGAACGCTTCAAGCATGTGGCCCTATTGGGAACCTACAATACGTTTAAGTACCGGGCCGCCGTTCGGGAACTGGGCAAGGTGTTCGGTCTGCCCACCGAGGAAATCGACAAGCTCAGTGCGGGACGGTACGAACAGGGCACATTGGATGAACTGGCACGATTGGTCTTGAAATATGCCACCTATATCCATGGGATGCCGAATTATATCAGTGTGCATTCCTCGGGGATCTTGATCTTGGACCGCTCCGAGCATTGTTATTCAGCCACCACCTTACCACCCAAAGGGTTCCCTACGGTGCAGTTCGATATGATCATTGCCGAGGATGTGGGCCTGTTCAAATTTGATATCCTTGGCCAACGTGGATTGGCAAAGATCAAGGAAGCGGTGGAGGTGATCAAGGGCAACCAACCCCATGCCGTGCTTTGGGACATCAAGAGTGTGGAAGCGATGAAGCAGGATGCCAACATCAACCGGCTGTTGAGCCAGGGGAGGGCCATTGGGGCCTACTATGTGGAATCCCCGGCCATGCGGGGGCTGATGAAGAAACTACGGACCCATGACTACTTGGGACTGGTGGCGGCCAGTTCCGTGATCCGTCCTGGGGTATCTTCATCTGGGATGAAGGATGAGTACATCCGTAGGGAACGGGAGCCGGAACGCCGCAAGGAGGCCAATCCCATCCTGTTGGAGATCATGCCGGAGACCCATGGAATCATGGTCTACCAAGAGGATGTGCTCAAAGTGGCACACCTCTTTGCAGGACTGGACCTTGGGGAGGCCGATGTGCTGCGGCGGGGGATGAGCGGAAAGTTCCGTTCCCGGGAGGAGTTCCAGGCTGTGAAACTCAAGTTTTTTGAAAACTGTAAGCAGAGGGGGCATGATGCTGCCTTGACCCAAATGGTATGGGAACAGATCGAGAGTTTTGCAGGCTATGCCTTTGCCAAGGGGCATTCCGCTTCCTATGCCGTGGAAAGCTACCAGAGCCTGTACCTGAAATGTTATTTTCCCTTGGAGTTCATGGTGGCCGTGCTCAACAATGGGGGAGGGTTCTATGATACGGAACTTTATGTCCATGAGACCCAAATGTGGGGCGGGGTCATCCATCCTCCTTGTATCAACCGCAGTGACCACGTCAATGCCATCTATGGCAGGAACATCTATCTGGGGCTGGGGCAGCTGAAAAGCTTGGAACGTCTTATCATCCAACGTATCCTCAACGAAAGGCAGCTCCATGGCAAGTTCAGGGATTTTGATGATTTCATCGACCGGGTCCCCATTTCCATCGAACAGTTGACGATCTTGGTACGTATCGATGCCTTTCGGGGCTTTGGCGTGCCCAAGAAGCAAGTGCTTTGGCAGGCCGTGTTCAAGACCAAGGCCCATCGAAAGGATACCATTCAGAAGTTGCTCTTTAGACCCAACCATAGGCATTTTACCTTGCCCGACCTGCCGTCCCATCCCATTGAGGATGCCTATGACCAATTGGAACTCTTGGGATTCCCGCTGTGTGGGTACTATGCGTTGATGGATGCAACAATTAAGAGCCGGTTGACTGCCGGTGATTTTGAAACCCATATCAACCAAAAGATTTGGATCTATGGCTCCATGGTGCATACCCGTTTGAACACTACATCCAAAGGGGATACCATGCGCTTTACCACCATGCTCGATCTGGAGGGACAGTTTTTTGACTGTGTGCATTTTCCGCAATCCATGGCATCCACACCCATTCAAGGAAAGGGCATTTATCTGTGCCACGGCACCGTGACCGAAGAATTTGGGCATTATAGTCTGGAAGTGGTCAGAACCATAAAACAGCCCTTGAAACCCGATCCGAGGCAAGTCAAAACAGTTTCCTTGGCCAAATGA
- the dinB gene encoding DNA polymerase IV, with the protein MKPTILHLDLDTFFVSCERLLDSRLMKRPLLVGGLGDRGVVAACSYETRRFGVHSGMSMKVARRLCPEATVIKGNAGTYMKFSDNVTEIIKESVPVFEKASVDEFYADLSGMDRFFGCYKYASELRQRILKETGLPISFGLSQNKVVSKVATGEAKPNNQMKIDLGLEKEFLAPLHIRKLPSVGEKTYGLLSNMGVTTIKTVQELPLELLESGFGRHGHTIWMRAQGLDNSPLVPFHERKSISTERTYGKDTTDMDKLETTLAAMGENLAYQLRRANRMTGCVSVKIRYSDFKTYTKQKRIPYTSADHVLVPLVKELFTALYDRRMLIRLVGVNYSHIVGGHYQIDLFADDEKLLNLYQAMDRVRNRFGESSLMRASAMGAHSIGRGGNPFDGQPPILLAHRQQ; encoded by the coding sequence ATGAAACCCACCATTCTTCATCTCGATTTGGATACCTTCTTTGTCTCCTGTGAGCGGCTGCTGGACAGCCGTCTGATGAAGCGGCCCCTCTTGGTCGGTGGGTTGGGGGACCGTGGGGTGGTCGCGGCCTGTAGCTATGAGACCCGGCGTTTTGGGGTGCATTCGGGCATGTCCATGAAAGTGGCACGGAGACTGTGCCCAGAGGCCACAGTCATCAAGGGCAATGCAGGAACCTATATGAAGTTCTCGGACAACGTGACGGAAATCATCAAGGAGAGTGTTCCGGTCTTTGAAAAGGCCAGTGTGGATGAGTTCTATGCAGATCTCTCGGGAATGGACCGCTTCTTTGGCTGCTATAAGTATGCCTCGGAATTGCGACAACGGATCTTGAAGGAGACGGGATTGCCCATTTCCTTTGGACTCTCCCAGAACAAGGTGGTCTCCAAAGTGGCTACTGGGGAGGCCAAACCCAATAATCAGATGAAGATTGATCTGGGGCTGGAAAAGGAGTTCTTGGCCCCTTTGCATATCCGTAAACTGCCCTCAGTGGGGGAAAAGACCTATGGACTCCTTTCGAATATGGGGGTGACCACCATAAAGACCGTACAGGAACTGCCCTTGGAACTATTGGAAAGTGGTTTTGGACGGCACGGGCATACCATCTGGATGCGGGCCCAAGGACTGGACAATTCCCCCTTAGTCCCGTTCCATGAGCGGAAGTCCATATCCACGGAACGGACCTATGGCAAGGATACCACCGATATGGACAAACTGGAGACCACCTTGGCTGCCATGGGGGAGAACCTTGCCTACCAATTGCGCCGGGCCAACAGGATGACTGGCTGTGTCAGTGTGAAGATCCGGTACAGTGATTTTAAGACCTATACCAAACAAAAGCGAATTCCCTATACCTCTGCGGACCATGTGTTGGTACCCTTGGTGAAGGAGCTTTTTACCGCTTTGTATGATAGAAGGATGTTGATTCGATTGGTAGGGGTCAACTACAGCCATATTGTTGGGGGGCACTATCAGATCGACCTGTTTGCCGATGATGAAAAGCTGCTCAACCTCTATCAGGCCATGGACCGGGTAAGGAACCGCTTTGGGGAATCCAGTCTGATGCGGGCCTCGGCCATGGGAGCCCATAGTATTGGAAGGGGTGGGAACCCCTTTGATGGACAGCCACCCATCTTATTGGCCCATAGACAGCAATAA